Proteins co-encoded in one Quercus robur chromosome 8, dhQueRobu3.1, whole genome shotgun sequence genomic window:
- the LOC126694387 gene encoding receptor-like kinase TMK4, producing the protein MVQLIYLSTFIFSFLTLSSADDAAVMAKLLASFSTAPSGWSNSTDYCNWTNVVCDRGRVTDIELISQSLSGTLPSDLGTLTRLETLSLQENSFSGPMPSFANHTFLRYLYLDNNNFSSIPSGFFQGLTNLQVLYLSENHNIAPWTIPTELTQATSLLRFYASDTNVFGSLPDFFGSFPNLTDLGLAYNNLSGTLPQSLGGSSILKLRLERQKNGLSGTIDVLSSMTQLSQVWLFENEFTGPIPDLSNCTSLFDLQLSDNQFTGLIPDSLMSIATLRNVSLDNNELQGPYPQFPSSVTNHTLGTNSFCKNTPGPCDDQVTTLLEIAAAFGYPSKLAKSWTGNNACVGWTSIICDSQGNIITINFAKQQFVGTISPAFAKLTSLRNLFLGDNKLTGSIPDALTNITRLQVLDVSNNNLSGLIPKFGDSVNLTTTGNPLIGTNGTSPSGNKAGMGSSGASVLPGMIAGIVIAVIVFVVVVLFISIKCYVSSRHRKFGGVVNPENGGTTSVPNIEISIEVLKQVTNNFNEDNILGRGGFGVVFKGEYYDGTKVAVKRMESAASGSKGINDYQAEISVLTKVRHIHLVSLLGCCINGNERLLVYEYMPQGTLTQHLFDLGENGCSPLTWKQRIQIAMDVARGVEYLHTLAPQIFIHRDLKPSNILLGDDMRAKVADFGLVKIAPDGKNPVSTRVAGTFGYLAPEYGATGRVTTKADVYAFGVVLMQLITRRKAVDDTLPDDNPHLVTWFCRILNNKESIAKAIDQTINPDEETMESIYRVAELAGQCTTPKPYQRPDMGYVVNILSPLVGQWKPTCHKLEHKFPTFHGVEDIYDFDQDMSLPQDLRSWQTM; encoded by the exons ATGGTTCAATTGATCTATCTCTCTACCTTCATTTTCTCCTTCCTAACTCTTTCATCTGCCGATGACGCCGCAGTCATGGCCAAGCTCCTTGCCTCCTTTAGCACCGCCCCAAGCGGCTGGTCTAACAGCACTGACTACTGCAATTGGACAAACGTTGTATGCGACCGAGGCCGTGTCACTGATATCGAATTAATTTCTCAGTCTCTCTCAGGCACTCTTCCCTCGGATCTTGGCACTCTCACCCGACTCGAGACTCTTTCTCTCCAAGAAAACTCTTTCTCTGGACCAATGCCCTCCTTTGCCAACCACACTTTTCTCCGATATCTCTACCTTGACAACAACAACTTCTCCTCCATTCCTTCAGGTTTCTTCCAAGGACTCACAAACTTACAGGTCTTATACTTGAGCGAAAACCATAATATTGCACCTTGGACCATCCCTACCGAGTTGACTCAGGCCACTAGTTTACTCAGATTCTATGCTAGCGATACAAACGTTTTCGGGTCTTTACCAGATTTCTTTGGTTCCTTCCCGAATCTTACGGATCTCGGACTTGCTTATAACAATCTCAGTGGCACTTTACCTCAATCCTTAGGAGGATCCAGTATTCTAAAACTCAGGCTCGAAAGGCAGAAAAATGGCTTGTCGGGTACCATCGACGTGTTGTCGTCGATGACACAGTTGTCCCAAGTGTGGCTATTCGAGAACGAGTTCACTGGTCCAATCCCAGACTTGTCAAACTGTACAAGTTTGTTCGATCTTCAGCTCAGTGACAACCAGTTCACAGGCCTCATCCCAGACTCATTGATGTCAATTGCCACATTGAGAAACGTTTCCTTGGATAACAATGAGCTCCAAGGGCCTTACCCACAGTTCCCATCTAGCGTGACTAATCACACTCTTGGTACCAATAGCTTCTGTAAAAACACCCCAGGTCCTTGTGATGACCAAGTGACCACATTGCTTGAAATCGCTGCAGCATTTGGGTATCCAAGCAAGCTAGCCAAATCTTGGACAGGTAACAACGCCTGCGTTGGCTGGACTTCCATTATCTGCGATTCACAGGGTAATATTATCACTATCAATTTTGCTAAGCAGCAATTTGTTGGGACGATCTCTCCTGCCTTTGCAAAACTCACATCGTTGAGGAATTTGTTTCTGGGTGATAACAAATTGACGGGTTCCATTCCGGATGCTTTGACCAACATAACAAGACTTCAGGTTCTTGATGTCTCGAACAATAACCTTTCTGGGTTGATACCAAAATTTGGAGATTCTGTGAACCTAACTACAACCGGTAATCCTTTGATTGGGACGAATGGCACATCGCCTAGTGGGAATAAAGCTGGAATGGGGTCAAGTGGTGCTTCCGTCTTGCCTGGTATGATTGCTGGTATAGTTATTGCTGTGATCGTATTTGTTGtggttgtgttatttatctcaATTAAATGTTATGTTAGTAGCAGGCATAGGAAGTTTGGAGGAGTGGTGAATCCTGAAAATGGAGGCACAACTAGTGTACCGAATATTGAAATTTCGATTGAAGTTCTAAAACAGGTGACCAACAATTTCAATGAAGATAACATTCTGGGTAGGGGAGGTTTTGGAGTTGTCTTCAAAGGAGAATACTATGATGGGACTAAAGTTGCCGTGAAAAGGATGGAATCTGCTGCAAGCGGTAGCAAAGGAATCAATGATTATCAGGCAGAGATTTCAGTCCTTACTAAAGTGAGGCATATTCATTTGGTTTCTCTTTTAGGATGCTGTATCAATGGCAACGAGAGGCTTTTGGTATATGAGTACATGCCACAAGGGACGTTAACACaacatttgtttgatttgggtgaGAATGGGTGTTCACCTCTTACTTGGAAGCAGAGGATTCAGATAGCGATGGATGTGGCACGAGGAGTGGAATACCTGCATACTTTAGCTCCccaaattttcattcatagaGATTTAAAGCCTTCCAACATACTTCTTGGGGATGATATGAGGGCCAAGGTTGCAGATTTTGGTTTGGTTAAAATTGCGCCTGATGGGAAGAATCCTGTATCGACGCGAGTGGCTGGGACTTTTGGTTATCTTGCACCAGAATATGGAG CTACCGGAAGAGTGACCACCAAAGCAGATGTATATGCATTTGGAGTGGTGTTGATGCAACTGATTACCAGAAGAAAAGCAGTAGATGATACTCTGCCAGATGACAACCCTCATCTGGTCACATGGTTTTGCAGGATTCTAAACAACAAGGAGAGCATCGCCAAGGCAATTGACCAAACTATTAACCCTGATGAGGAGACCATGGAGAGCATATATAGAGTGGCTGAGCTAGCAGGACAATGCACTACTCCCAAGCCATACCAAAGACCGGATATGGGGTATGTAGTCAACATCTTAAGCCCTCTTGTAGGGCAGTGGAAACCAACATGTCATAAATTAGAGCACAAATTTCCCACTTTTCACGGAGTAGAGGACATCTATGACTTTGACCAAGACATGAGCCTTCCTCAAGATCTACGAAGTTGGCAAACAATGTAG